Proteins found in one Hevea brasiliensis isolate MT/VB/25A 57/8 chromosome 18, ASM3005281v1, whole genome shotgun sequence genomic segment:
- the LOC110657526 gene encoding 2-methylene-furan-3-one reductase: MADSIPSKMKAWVYSEYGKPDNVLRFDSEVVVPEVKEDQVLIKVVAAALNPVDAKRMAGLIKAADSPQPTVPGYDVAGVVVKVGNQVNKFKIGDEVYGNVNELPLNPKQFGTLAEYTAVEEKLLSLKPKKLNFAEASGIPLAIETAYEGLEKAGFSAGKSILVLGGAGGVGTLTIQVAKHVFGASRIAATASTGKLELLKSLGVDLAIDYAKEKYEHLPEKFDVVYDAVGECDRAVKAVKDGGSVVEIVGPTNPPPPAFLFLETSDGAVLDKINPYLESGKVKPVLDPKGPFPFSQAKEAFSYLETTRAIGKVVVHPIP; encoded by the exons ATGGCGGATTCTATTCCCTCTAAAATGAAGGCTTGGGTTTATAGTGAATATGGGAAACCTGACAATGTCTTAAGATTTGACTCAGAAGTTGTGGTCCCTGAAGTGAAAGAAGATCAGGTCCTGATCAAGGTTGTGGCTGCTGCACTTAATCCAGTTGATGCTAAGAGAATGGCTGGGTTGATCAAAGCCGCTGACTCACCTCAACCT ACTGTTCCAGGGTATGATGTTGCTGGTGTTGTGGTGAAAGTGGGAAACCAGGTCAACAAGTTTAAGATAGGAGATGAAGTGTATGGTAACGTCAACGAGCTCCCTCTGAACCCGAAACAATTTGGGACATTAGCTGAATACACTGCTGTTGAAGAGAAGCTACTGTCTCTTAAGCCCAAGAAACTCAATTTTGCAGAAGCATCTGGCATACCCTTAGCCATTGAGACTGCTTATGAAGGCCTTGAAAAAGCAGGGTTCTCAGCTGGTAAATCTATTCTTGTCTTGGGAGGTGCTGGTGGAGTTGGAACCCTAACAATTCAG GTAGCAAAGCATGTGTTTGGTGCATCTAGAATAGCTGCAACTGCTAGCACTGGAAAATTAGAGTTGTTGAAAAGCTTGGGAGTGGACTTAGCAATAGATTACGCCAAGGAAAAATATGAACACCTCCCAGAGAAGTTTGATGTAGTGTATGATGCTGTTG GGGAGTGTGACAGGGCAGTGAAGGCAGTGAAAGATGGTGGGAGCGTAGTGGAAATAGTTGGCCCAACAAATCCTCCTCCTCCGGCATTTTTATTTTTGGAAACTTCAGATGGGGCAGTGTTGGACAAAATCAACCCATACTTGGAGTCTGGAAAGGTGAAGCCAGTTCTTGATCCTAAAGGCCCATTCCCATTTTCACAAGCTAAGGAAGCATTTTCCTACCTTGAAACTACAAGAGCCATTGGAAAGGTGGTCGTGCATCCCATCCCATGA